In a single window of the Chitinophagales bacterium genome:
- a CDS encoding ABC transporter substrate-binding protein has translation MKNLKTCVVGLMVMITLIFSGCQSSKTDTDNLTVEIACNLPLTGELATYGTSVRDGSNLAIDDLSDSLKTNKLVLNFDFQDNGGLAKNAVSIYQKQILNEPHIYESGVSPQTMAVIDLVSETKIPHFVWVYAPYINDKYPNTFRAWLDFKEETEYYLKYAKHRQPKKVAIVYVNIEVCQTEFDSIVAPGLKSQGINDIMIERYDITTSDFKTLASKVKDYNPDLILLNGFKDHMIQLIKDFRTYNLIKNGNTICSYDLLDAAPELSNDLLEGLRYTVPYFIMHQDDPKIKEWRKRFKEKFNREPLYTDAYAYDKTLAIYYASKNLDKPFNYDEMTKALLKSEFDGITGPFKFEQNGDLLLNLEIGYYENGILKPQFP, from the coding sequence ATGAAAAACTTAAAAACATGTGTTGTAGGCCTGATGGTGATGATTACCCTGATTTTTTCAGGATGTCAGTCTTCAAAAACGGATACAGATAACCTGACAGTTGAAATAGCGTGTAACTTACCATTAACAGGAGAATTGGCTACATATGGAACATCTGTAAGAGATGGGAGTAACTTAGCCATTGATGATTTATCTGATTCCTTAAAAACAAACAAACTTGTACTGAATTTCGATTTTCAAGATAATGGAGGATTAGCTAAAAACGCAGTTAGCATATATCAAAAGCAAATTTTAAACGAACCTCACATTTATGAATCGGGAGTGTCTCCACAAACTATGGCAGTCATTGACTTAGTTAGCGAAACAAAAATTCCTCATTTTGTATGGGTTTATGCTCCATATATCAATGATAAATATCCCAATACATTTAGGGCTTGGCTTGATTTTAAAGAGGAAACAGAATACTACCTGAAATATGCCAAACACCGTCAGCCCAAAAAAGTGGCCATTGTATATGTGAATATTGAGGTATGTCAGACAGAATTTGACTCAATCGTTGCCCCAGGATTAAAATCTCAGGGTATTAATGATATAATGATTGAAAGATATGATATCACAACTTCAGATTTTAAGACTTTAGCTTCAAAAGTGAAAGACTATAACCCTGATTTGATTCTTTTAAATGGGTTTAAAGACCACATGATACAGCTAATAAAAGACTTCAGGACATATAATTTGATTAAGAATGGTAATACGATCTGTTCATACGATTTGCTTGACGCAGCACCAGAGCTAAGTAATGATTTGCTTGAAGGACTTAGATACACTGTTCCTTATTTTATAATGCACCAAGATGACCCGAAAATAAAAGAATGGAGAAAAAGATTTAAAGAAAAATTCAATCGTGAGCCGCTCTACACTGATGCCTATGCTTATGATAAAACTTTAGCAATATATTATGCGTCTAAAAATTTGGATAAGCCCTTTAATTACGATGAGATGACAAAAGCACTATTAAAATCCGAATTTGACGGGATTACAGGACCATTTAAGTTTGAACAAAATGGTGATTTATTGCTAAACCTCGAGATCGGATACTATGAAAACGGCATTTTAAAACCTCAATTCCCTTAA
- a CDS encoding ATP-binding cassette domain-containing protein, translating into MSEQENILKVQGLAAGYPELTVLENVNLELAKGEVLAVIGQNGSGKSTLLKTLCGLLPKKAGEIKFKGESFSNIAPHQLPSKDISYFAQGGLIMPDLSVREHLELAGSYNGIKITSQHFDKTFNEFPKLRGMQKQRAGNLSGGERQMLSFAILLMQDTGTWLLDEPTAGLAPEMVAFTTDFLKKANLERGITMLLVEHNMDVAFQLASNVVITKKGTLTKKYCREEFHEEKYFTELENRKEYTKEDFLNKFVYN; encoded by the coding sequence GTGAGTGAGCAAGAAAACATATTAAAGGTGCAAGGACTGGCAGCCGGTTACCCGGAACTGACAGTACTTGAAAATGTAAACCTGGAATTGGCAAAGGGTGAGGTATTGGCGGTGATTGGGCAAAACGGCAGTGGGAAATCCACCCTGCTAAAAACGCTGTGTGGGTTGCTACCAAAAAAAGCAGGGGAAATAAAGTTTAAGGGAGAATCTTTCAGTAACATTGCTCCTCATCAGCTACCGAGTAAAGATATTTCCTACTTTGCCCAGGGCGGTTTGATTATGCCCGACCTTAGCGTACGCGAACACCTTGAACTGGCAGGCTCTTATAATGGTATTAAAATTACATCTCAACATTTTGACAAAACCTTTAATGAATTTCCTAAATTGCGAGGTATGCAAAAACAGCGTGCGGGAAATTTAAGCGGAGGCGAAAGACAAATGCTTTCCTTTGCCATTTTATTGATGCAGGACACTGGTACCTGGTTATTAGATGAACCCACTGCCGGATTGGCACCTGAGATGGTAGCTTTTACAACTGATTTTTTAAAAAAGGCCAATCTAGAACGAGGAATCACCATGCTATTGGTAGAGCACAATATGGATGTTGCCTTTCAATTGGCTTCTAATGTGGTTATTACCAAAAAAGGAACCTTAACTAAAAAATATTGCAGAGAAGAGTTTCATGAAGAAAAGTATTTTACTGAGCTTGAAAATCGAAAAGAATATACAAAAGAGGATTTCTTAAATAAATTTGTTTACAATTAA
- a CDS encoding ATP-binding cassette domain-containing protein — MILHVKHISKSFNGLTVLKDISFELESGSITSLFGGNGSGKTTLFHIIAGFLKPDTGKVFFNDKDLYGKSAIEIDQLGIGRVWQSPRVFKNLSVEDNLLLATKNHPGERILNYLFKPATIWQEEKERKAKAEKVLKEIGLAGKLQKTAGALSFGQQKLLSIGMLLMNEAELLLLDEPFAGVNGKMVDSISEVLLRLKESGKTILLVEHNRKKAREISDAVFQLIKGHIEAEVLTSE, encoded by the coding sequence ATGATTTTACACGTAAAACATATCAGCAAGTCCTTTAACGGACTTACAGTACTGAAGGACATTTCATTTGAGCTTGAGTCTGGAAGTATTACAAGTCTTTTTGGAGGTAACGGCTCCGGTAAAACTACCCTGTTCCACATCATAGCCGGTTTCCTAAAGCCTGATACAGGAAAGGTTTTCTTTAACGACAAGGATTTGTATGGGAAATCAGCTATAGAAATTGATCAATTGGGAATTGGCAGGGTATGGCAAAGCCCACGTGTATTTAAAAACCTCAGCGTGGAAGACAACCTGCTGTTGGCTACCAAAAACCATCCGGGGGAGCGAATTCTGAATTATTTGTTCAAGCCAGCAACAATCTGGCAAGAGGAAAAGGAGCGAAAAGCCAAGGCAGAAAAGGTTTTGAAAGAAATAGGGCTTGCCGGAAAACTCCAGAAAACTGCCGGAGCATTATCTTTCGGGCAGCAAAAATTATTGTCCATTGGCATGTTGCTAATGAACGAAGCGGAGTTGCTCTTACTGGACGAACCTTTTGCAGGGGTAAACGGCAAAATGGTGGACAGCATTTCAGAGGTGCTACTCCGATTAAAGGAAAGCGGAAAAACCATTTTGCTTGTGGAGCACAACCGCAAAAAAGCAAGAGAAATCAGCGATGCGGTTTTTCAACTTATTAAAGGACATATTGAAGCAGAAGTATTGACAAGTGAGTGA